A genomic region of Fusobacterium varium contains the following coding sequences:
- the rpoB gene encoding DNA-directed RNA polymerase subunit beta — MGKLVERLNFGRIKERGTMPHFLEFQLDSYEDFLQAKEAPNNRKDKGLESAFREIFPVESSNGDIKLEYVSYELHEAEPPLNDELECKKRGKTYSGSLKVRLRLTNKKSGNEIQESLVYFGEVPLMTERGTFIINGAERVVVSQLHRSPGVSFNKEINIQTGKDLFSGKIIPYKGTWLEFETDKNDFLSVKIDRKKKVLATVFLKAIDFFDNNTEIKDYFLETKELDLASIFQKYKNREELLSVIRTRFEGSFIKEDIYDEETGEIIAEADALIDEALIESLIDNKVEKVVYWEVKPEDKLLANTVMNDSTLTKEEAVTEVFKKLRPGDLVTVESAKSLVRQMFFNPQRYDLEPVGRYKMNKRLKLNVPEDEILLTKEDIIATMKYVINLNNGNGHTDDIDNLSNRRVRGVGELLLMQIKAGLSKMGKMVKEKMTVQDSETLTPQSLLNTRPLNALILDFFGSGQLSQFMDQSNPLAELTHKRRISALGPGGLSRERAGFEVRDVHDSHYGRICPIETPEGPNIGLIGSLAIYAKINKYGFIETPYVKVKDGKADFDQVDYLAADEEEGLFIAQADTKIGENNELLGDVVCRYGHEIVNISGEKVDYLDISPKQVVSVSAGLIPFLEHDDANRALMGSNMQRQAVPLLRTEAPYIGTGLERKVAVDSGAVVTSKTDGKVVYVDAKKIIIEDPEGKEHKYRMLNFERSNQSMCLHQTPLVSLGEEVKVGTVIADGPATKGGDLALGRNILMAFMPWEGYNYEDAILISDRLRKDDVFTSIHVEEYEIEARNTKLGDEEITREIPNISEEALRKLDSNGIITVGSEVGPGDILVGKTAPKGETEPPAEEKLLRAIFGEKARDVRDTSLRMPHGSKGTVVEILELSRENGDELKAGVNKAIRVLVAEKRKITVGDKMSGRHGNKGVVSRVLPAEDMPFLADGTHLDVVLNPLGVPSRMNIGQVLEVHLGMAMGNYNGGTHIATPVFDGASEEQVKDYLEKLGFPRSGKVDLYDGRTGDKFDNPVTVGRMYMLKLHHLVEDKMHARAIGPYSLVTQQPLGGKAQFGGQRLGEMEVWALEAYGASNILQEMMTVKSDDVTGRTKTYEAIIKGEEMPDPDLPESFKVLLKEFQALALDVELFDSEDNIINVDEELNKDDMTTEYSPLADLKD, encoded by the coding sequence ATGGGGAAACTCGTTGAAAGATTGAATTTTGGAAGGATAAAAGAGAGAGGAACAATGCCTCATTTTCTTGAGTTCCAATTGGATTCCTATGAAGATTTTCTACAAGCTAAAGAGGCTCCAAATAATAGAAAAGATAAGGGGTTAGAATCAGCTTTTAGAGAAATTTTCCCTGTTGAATCTTCTAATGGAGATATCAAGTTGGAGTATGTTTCTTATGAATTACATGAAGCAGAACCACCATTAAATGATGAACTTGAATGTAAGAAAAGAGGAAAGACTTACTCTGGTTCTTTAAAAGTAAGATTAAGACTTACAAATAAAAAGAGTGGAAATGAGATACAAGAATCTCTAGTTTACTTTGGAGAAGTTCCTTTAATGACTGAAAGAGGAACATTTATAATCAATGGAGCTGAAAGAGTTGTTGTATCACAATTACATAGATCTCCTGGAGTATCATTTAATAAAGAGATAAATATTCAAACTGGTAAAGACTTATTCTCAGGAAAAATTATTCCATATAAAGGAACTTGGTTAGAGTTTGAAACTGATAAAAATGATTTCCTAAGTGTTAAGATAGACAGAAAGAAAAAAGTATTAGCTACTGTATTCCTAAAGGCTATTGATTTTTTTGATAATAATACAGAGATAAAAGACTATTTCTTAGAAACTAAGGAATTAGATTTAGCCTCAATATTCCAAAAATACAAAAATAGAGAAGAACTTTTAAGTGTAATTAGAACAAGATTTGAAGGAAGCTTTATTAAAGAAGATATCTATGATGAGGAAACAGGAGAAATTATAGCAGAAGCAGATGCTCTTATTGATGAAGCATTAATAGAATCTTTAATTGATAATAAAGTAGAAAAAGTTGTTTATTGGGAAGTAAAACCAGAAGATAAACTATTAGCTAATACTGTTATGAACGACAGTACACTTACAAAAGAAGAAGCTGTAACTGAAGTATTTAAAAAATTAAGACCTGGAGATTTAGTAACTGTTGAATCAGCAAAATCACTTGTTAGACAAATGTTCTTCAACCCTCAAAGATATGATCTTGAGCCAGTTGGAAGATATAAAATGAATAAGAGATTAAAACTTAATGTTCCAGAAGATGAAATCTTACTTACAAAAGAAGATATCATTGCAACTATGAAGTATGTAATTAACCTAAATAATGGAAATGGACATACTGACGATATAGATAACCTTTCAAATAGACGTGTAAGAGGAGTTGGAGAACTTCTTTTAATGCAAATAAAAGCTGGATTATCTAAAATGGGTAAAATGGTAAAGGAAAAAATGACTGTGCAAGATTCAGAAACATTGACTCCACAATCACTTTTAAATACTAGACCATTAAATGCTCTAATATTAGATTTCTTTGGTTCTGGACAATTATCACAATTCATGGACCAATCAAACCCACTAGCTGAGCTTACTCACAAAAGAAGAATATCAGCACTAGGACCTGGAGGACTTTCAAGAGAAAGAGCAGGGTTCGAGGTTAGAGACGTACACGATTCTCACTATGGAAGAATTTGTCCTATAGAAACTCCAGAAGGACCAAACATTGGACTTATTGGATCACTAGCTATTTATGCTAAAATTAATAAATATGGATTTATTGAAACTCCATATGTAAAAGTAAAAGATGGAAAAGCTGATTTTGATCAAGTTGATTATTTAGCAGCTGATGAAGAAGAAGGATTATTCATTGCCCAAGCCGATACAAAAATTGGAGAAAACAATGAACTTCTTGGAGATGTTGTTTGTAGATATGGACATGAAATTGTAAATATCAGTGGAGAAAAAGTTGATTATCTAGATATTTCTCCTAAACAAGTTGTTTCTGTATCAGCAGGACTTATTCCATTCCTTGAGCATGACGACGCCAACAGAGCACTGATGGGATCAAACATGCAAAGACAAGCAGTACCATTATTAAGAACAGAAGCTCCTTACATTGGAACAGGACTAGAAAGAAAAGTTGCTGTTGACTCTGGAGCAGTAGTAACATCTAAAACAGATGGAAAAGTAGTATATGTAGATGCTAAGAAAATAATAATTGAAGATCCAGAAGGAAAAGAACATAAATATAGAATGTTAAACTTCGAAAGATCTAACCAATCAATGTGTTTACACCAAACTCCATTAGTTTCACTTGGAGAAGAAGTTAAAGTTGGAACAGTTATTGCTGATGGACCAGCTACAAAAGGTGGAGACTTAGCATTAGGAAGAAATATTCTAATGGCATTCATGCCTTGGGAAGGATATAACTACGAAGACGCCATCCTAATTTCAGATAGATTAAGAAAAGATGATGTATTTACATCTATCCACGTTGAGGAATATGAAATTGAAGCAAGAAATACTAAACTTGGAGATGAAGAGATCACTAGAGAGATCCCTAACATTTCAGAAGAAGCTTTAAGAAAACTTGATTCAAACGGAATAATAACAGTAGGATCAGAAGTTGGTCCTGGAGATATACTTGTAGGAAAAACTGCTCCTAAAGGAGAAACAGAACCACCTGCAGAAGAAAAACTATTAAGAGCTATCTTTGGAGAAAAAGCAAGAGATGTAAGAGATACATCATTAAGAATGCCTCATGGATCTAAAGGAACTGTAGTAGAAATACTAGAGCTTTCTAGAGAAAATGGAGACGAATTAAAAGCTGGAGTAAACAAAGCTATAAGAGTTCTAGTAGCTGAAAAGAGAAAAATAACTGTAGGAGATAAGATGTCTGGACGTCATGGAAACAAAGGGGTTGTTTCAAGAGTACTTCCAGCAGAAGATATGCCATTCTTAGCAGATGGAACACACTTAGACGTTGTTCTTAACCCACTAGGGGTGCCATCACGTATGAACATAGGACAAGTACTAGAAGTTCACTTAGGTATGGCTATGGGAAATTATAATGGTGGAACACATATTGCAACACCAGTATTCGATGGAGCATCAGAAGAACAAGTTAAAGATTACTTAGAAAAACTAGGATTCCCTAGAAGCGGAAAAGTAGATCTTTATGATGGAAGAACAGGAGATAAATTTGATAACCCTGTTACTGTTGGAAGAATGTACATGTTAAAACTACACCACCTTGTAGAAGATAAAATGCATGCTAGAGCAATTGGACCTTACTCTCTAGTTACTCAACAACCTCTAGGAGGAAAAGCTCAATTTGGAGGACAAAGACTTGGAGAGATGGAAGTTTGGGCACTAGAAGCATATGGAGCATCAAACATTCTACAAGAGATGATGACAGTAAAATCAGACGATGTTACAGGAAGAACAAAAACTTATGAGGCTATCATAAAAGGTGAAGAGATGCCAGATCCAGATTTACCAGAATCATTTAAAGTATTATTAAAAGAGTTCCAAGCATTAGCACTAGATGTAGAACTATTTGACTCTGAAGATAATATAATAAATGTTGATGAAGAATTAAATAAAGATGATATGACAACTGAATACTCACCTTTAGCTGATTTAAAAGATTAA
- the rplL gene encoding 50S ribosomal protein L7/L12, whose protein sequence is MAFDREKFIAELEAMTVLELKELVTALEDHFGVTAAAPVAVAGPAVAEAAEEKTEFDVILTAAGANKIAVIKEVRGITGLGLKEAKELVDNGGKIKEAVAKDEAEAIKEKLTAAGATVEVK, encoded by the coding sequence ATGGCATTCGATAGAGAAAAATTTATAGCTGAATTAGAAGCTATGACTGTTTTAGAATTAAAAGAACTAGTAACTGCATTAGAAGATCACTTTGGTGTAACAGCAGCTGCTCCAGTAGCAGTAGCAGGACCAGCAGTAGCAGAAGCTGCTGAAGAAAAAACTGAATTTGATGTAATCCTAACTGCAGCAGGAGCTAACAAAATAGCAGTTATCAAAGAAGTAAGAGGAATTACTGGATTAGGATTAAAAGAAGCTAAAGAATTAGTAGATAACGGTGGAAAAATTAAAGAAGCTGTTGCTAAAGACGAAGCTGAAGCTATAAAAGAAAAACTAACTGCAGCAGGAGCAACTGTAGAAGTTAAATAG
- a CDS encoding 50S ribosomal protein L10 codes for MATQAKIDHVAELVEKIKKAQSVILVDYQGISVNEETALRRKMREAGAEYLVAKNRLFKIALKEAGVEDSFDELLEGTTAFAFGYADPVSPAKIVFDLAKDKAKAKQDIFKIKGGVLTGKRVETSDVEALAKLPSREQLLSMLLNSMLGPIRKLAYATVAIADKKEAAAE; via the coding sequence ATGGCAACTCAAGCAAAAATAGATCACGTAGCTGAACTAGTAGAAAAAATTAAAAAAGCTCAATCAGTTATCTTAGTTGATTACCAAGGAATCAGCGTTAATGAAGAAACTGCATTAAGAAGAAAAATGAGAGAAGCTGGTGCTGAATACCTAGTAGCAAAAAACAGATTATTCAAAATAGCTTTAAAAGAAGCAGGAGTTGAAGATTCTTTTGACGAATTATTAGAAGGAACTACAGCTTTCGCTTTTGGATATGCTGATCCAGTATCTCCAGCAAAAATCGTTTTTGATTTAGCAAAAGATAAGGCTAAAGCAAAACAAGATATATTTAAAATAAAAGGTGGAGTTCTAACAGGAAAAAGAGTTGAAACTTCTGATGTTGAAGCACTAGCTAAATTACCATCAAGAGAACAATTACTTTCTATGTTACTTAACTCAATGCTTGGACCAATCAGAAAACTTGCTTATGCAACTGTGGCTATTGCAGATAAAAAAGAAGCAGCAGCTGAATAA
- a CDS encoding 50S ribosomal protein L1, with protein sequence MAKHRGKKYLEIAKLIETGKLYEVKEALELVLKTKTAKFNETVEVALRLGVDPRHADQQVRGTVVLPHGTGKTVKVLAITSGANIEKALAAGADYAGADEYIAQIQQGWLDFDLVIATPDMMPKLGRLGKILGTKGLMPNPKSGTVTPDIAGAVSEFKKGKLAFRVDKLGSIHVPIGKADFAPEKIEENFKAFLEQITRLKPASSKGQYLRTVAVSLTMGPGIKMDPALVAKYVG encoded by the coding sequence ATGGCAAAACATAGAGGAAAAAAATACTTAGAAATAGCTAAGTTAATAGAAACTGGAAAGCTTTATGAAGTAAAAGAAGCTTTAGAATTAGTTTTAAAAACAAAAACAGCTAAATTTAATGAAACTGTAGAAGTTGCATTAAGACTTGGAGTAGACCCAAGACATGCTGACCAACAAGTTAGAGGAACTGTTGTTCTTCCACACGGAACTGGTAAAACTGTAAAAGTATTAGCAATCACATCTGGTGCTAACATAGAAAAGGCTTTAGCTGCTGGTGCAGACTATGCTGGAGCTGACGAATACATCGCTCAAATCCAACAAGGATGGTTAGATTTCGATCTAGTTATCGCTACACCTGACATGATGCCTAAACTAGGAAGATTAGGAAAAATCCTAGGAACTAAAGGATTAATGCCTAACCCTAAATCAGGAACAGTTACTCCTGATATCGCAGGTGCTGTATCTGAATTCAAAAAAGGAAAACTTGCATTTAGAGTTGACAAATTAGGATCAATTCACGTACCAATTGGTAAAGCTGATTTTGCTCCTGAGAAAATTGAAGAAAACTTCAAAGCTTTCTTAGAACAAATCACAAGATTAAAACCAGCATCTTCAAAAGGACAATACCTAAGAACAGTTGCTGTATCACTAACAATGGGACCTGGAATAAAAATGGACCCAGCATTAGTTGCTAAATATGTTGGATAA
- the rplK gene encoding 50S ribosomal protein L11, with the protein MAKEVIKIIKLQLPAGKANPAPPVGPALGQHGVNIMEFCKAFNAKTQDKSGWVIPVEISVYNDRSFTFILKTPPASDLLKKAAGIQSAAKNSKKEVAGQITTAKLKELAETKMPDLNAGSVEAAMRILAGSARSMGIKIVD; encoded by the coding sequence ATGGCAAAAGAAGTAATTAAAATAATAAAACTACAATTACCAGCAGGTAAAGCTAACCCAGCTCCACCAGTTGGACCAGCATTAGGACAACACGGAGTTAACATTATGGAATTCTGTAAAGCGTTCAATGCAAAAACTCAAGATAAATCAGGATGGGTAATTCCAGTTGAAATTTCTGTATACAACGACAGATCTTTCACATTCATACTAAAAACTCCACCTGCATCAGATCTATTAAAGAAAGCTGCAGGAATCCAATCAGCAGCTAAAAACTCTAAAAAAGAAGTTGCAGGACAAATCACAACAGCAAAATTAAAAGAACTTGCAGAAACAAAAATGCCTGACTTAAATGCAGGATCAGTTGAAGCTGCTATGAGAATTTTAGCAGGATCAGCAAGATCAATGGGAATCAAAATAGTTGACTAA